The following are encoded together in the Streptomyces sp. NBC_01465 genome:
- a CDS encoding tetratricopeptide repeat protein codes for MTGGFEHAAARAAFDQGARARAEGRVDDAREAFLRAVAGGDPDIRAKALANLAVLEASAGRSDEARAAFEQAIATGHPEHGPQSLFNFAIFVQRGGELTRARELYEQAIASGHPEHGRKALLNLANLAANQGRLDEACGLFLRAMAPPFLGDTAWRAHRRLVEVDRGRLAAGRAVYLRAIESGDERTAAHARELLHDLDPQNSVPPRTIQIGRRTFVLSDIEDAEWAGGEPAYSSGHLDIFTRDGGQHVVFVDLNDPYDRRGYDWLRQHLGQSGR; via the coding sequence GTGACGGGTGGCTTCGAGCACGCGGCGGCCCGTGCCGCGTTCGACCAGGGGGCACGGGCCCGGGCCGAGGGGCGGGTCGATGACGCCCGGGAGGCGTTTCTGCGGGCTGTTGCCGGTGGGGACCCCGACATCCGGGCCAAGGCGCTCGCCAATCTCGCCGTGCTCGAAGCCTCCGCCGGGCGGAGCGACGAGGCGCGCGCCGCGTTCGAGCAGGCCATTGCCACGGGACATCCCGAGCACGGCCCGCAGTCCCTGTTCAACTTCGCGATCTTCGTGCAGCGCGGCGGGGAGCTGACCCGCGCCCGTGAGCTCTACGAGCAGGCCATCGCCAGCGGGCACCCCGAGCACGGGCGCAAGGCCCTGCTGAACCTCGCCAATCTGGCAGCCAACCAGGGGCGCCTGGACGAGGCTTGTGGCCTGTTCCTGCGGGCCATGGCGCCCCCGTTCCTCGGCGACACCGCCTGGCGCGCCCACCGGCGCCTCGTCGAGGTCGACCGCGGCCGGCTCGCGGCGGGCCGTGCGGTCTATCTGCGGGCCATCGAGAGCGGCGACGAGCGGACGGCGGCGCACGCCCGTGAGCTGCTGCACGACCTCGATCCGCAGAACAGCGTGCCTCCCCGTACGATCCAGATCGGCCGGCGGACCTTCGTGCTGTCCGACATCGAAGACGCCGAGTGGGCGGGCGGGGAGCCCGCGTACTCCAGCGGCCACCTCGACATCTTCACCCGCGACGGCGGTCAGCACGTCGTCTTCGTCGACCTCAACGACCCCTACGACAGGCGCGGATACGACTGGCTCAGACAGCACCTCGGGCAGTCCGGCCGGTAG
- a CDS encoding S41 family peptidase: MTTQTAYLRYPHVQGELIAFTAEDDVWVAPLDGGRAWRVSADNRPVTQPRISPDGATVAWTSTRDGAPEVHVAPVDGGPSRRLTYWGDHRTSVRGWTSGGEVLAISTYGQASLRRSWARAIPLDGGPATTLPYGPVGGLAHGPDGRVLLLSATMGREAAAWKRYRGGTAGKLWIGEGDSFARIHSGLDGNIECAMWVGDRIAFLSDHEGVGAVYSSLPDGSDLRRHTPVDGFYARHATTDGTRVVYASAGELWLLDDLSAGTGPRRIEIRLGGQRADLQPHPLHAGHHQVVASPDHTGRGSAVLVRGTVHWLTHREGPSRALAAEPGVRARLPHTFRVDGDEQVVWVTDADGEDALEFAPATGAAPGATPRRVAGGQLGRVLGLAVAPDGGRVAVASHDGRVLLVDRTSGDVREVDRSDNGDASGLVFSPDSGWLAWSHSGPGDLRQLRLADTANLTVTEATPLRFKDYQPAFTLDGLHLAFLSERAFDPVYDAHVFDMSFAVSCRPHLITLAATTPSPFGPQRHGRPFEADKEKKGDDAEGGTEENAAPVTRIDLDGLAGRIIPFPVEAARYSTLRAAKDGVLWLRHPLRGVLGTTRATPDDPGPTTTLERYDLAQLRVEELDSDVDRFAVSGDGKRVVLSGDGKLRVVPSDHQASKDDDSDSNITVDVSRVRHTLDPAAEWRQMYDETGRIMRDNFWRPDMGGVDWSGVLDRYRPVLARVATHNDLTDLLWEVHGELGTSHAYVTPMGGWGSDATRQGLLGADISRTDDGSWRIDRILPTETSDPHAHSPLTAPGVAVHPGDAILAVDGRAVDTVTGPGPLLTGSAGKPVELTIAPAGGGEVRHVVVVPTADEEALRYHDWVADRRAYVHEHSGGRLGYLHVPDMVGSGWAQLHRDLRVEVAREGLVVDVRENRGGHTSQLVVEKLARRIVGWDLPRGMQPFSYPADAPRGPVVAVANEFSGSDGDIVNAAIKALGIGPVVGTRTWGGVIGIDSRYRLVDGTLITQPKYSFWLEGQGWGVENYGVDPDVEVVMTPQDHAAGRDPQLDEAIRIALAELESNPAKTPPELPELPGL; the protein is encoded by the coding sequence GTGACGACGCAGACGGCCTATCTCCGGTATCCGCATGTCCAGGGCGAGTTGATCGCCTTCACCGCCGAGGACGACGTCTGGGTCGCGCCGCTCGACGGCGGCCGCGCCTGGCGTGTCAGCGCCGACAACAGGCCGGTCACCCAGCCGCGGATATCCCCCGACGGGGCGACCGTCGCCTGGACGTCGACGCGCGACGGGGCGCCCGAGGTGCACGTTGCGCCGGTCGACGGAGGGCCCTCCCGGCGGCTCACCTACTGGGGGGACCACCGGACGTCGGTCCGCGGCTGGACCTCCGGCGGCGAGGTCCTCGCGATCAGTACGTACGGACAGGCCTCGCTGCGCCGCAGCTGGGCGCGGGCGATCCCGCTGGACGGCGGACCCGCAACCACCCTTCCCTACGGACCCGTTGGGGGACTCGCACACGGCCCGGACGGGCGCGTGCTGCTCCTCTCGGCGACCATGGGGCGCGAGGCGGCGGCCTGGAAGCGGTACCGCGGCGGCACGGCGGGCAAGCTGTGGATCGGCGAGGGCGACTCCTTCGCGCGCATCCACTCCGGACTCGACGGGAACATCGAGTGCGCGATGTGGGTCGGCGACCGGATCGCCTTCCTCTCCGACCACGAGGGGGTCGGCGCGGTCTACTCCTCGCTGCCCGACGGCTCGGACCTCCGCCGCCACACACCGGTGGACGGCTTCTACGCCCGTCACGCCACCACCGACGGCACCCGCGTCGTGTACGCGTCCGCCGGTGAACTCTGGCTCCTCGACGACCTCTCCGCAGGCACCGGGCCGCGCCGCATCGAGATCCGCCTCGGCGGCCAGCGCGCCGACCTCCAGCCGCACCCCCTGCACGCAGGACACCACCAGGTCGTCGCCTCGCCCGACCACACCGGACGCGGCAGCGCGGTCCTGGTGCGCGGCACCGTCCACTGGCTGACCCACCGCGAGGGCCCCTCGCGCGCGCTGGCCGCCGAGCCCGGCGTACGGGCCAGGCTGCCGCACACCTTCCGGGTGGACGGCGACGAGCAGGTGGTCTGGGTGACGGACGCGGACGGCGAGGACGCCCTCGAATTCGCCCCGGCGACGGGCGCCGCCCCCGGCGCGACACCGCGCAGGGTGGCGGGCGGGCAGCTCGGCCGCGTACTGGGCCTGGCCGTGGCCCCCGACGGCGGGCGGGTCGCGGTCGCCTCGCACGACGGGCGTGTGCTGCTCGTGGACCGTACGTCGGGCGACGTACGGGAGGTGGACCGCAGCGACAACGGCGACGCGAGCGGCCTCGTCTTCTCGCCCGACTCCGGCTGGCTCGCCTGGTCGCACTCCGGGCCCGGCGACCTGCGTCAGCTCCGTCTCGCGGACACCGCGAACCTGACCGTCACCGAGGCAACTCCCCTCCGTTTCAAGGACTATCAGCCCGCCTTCACCCTCGACGGACTGCATCTCGCCTTCCTCTCGGAGCGGGCCTTCGACCCGGTCTACGACGCGCACGTCTTCGACATGTCCTTCGCCGTGAGCTGCCGCCCGCACCTCATCACGCTCGCCGCGACGACGCCGTCGCCCTTCGGGCCGCAGCGCCACGGCCGCCCGTTCGAGGCGGACAAGGAGAAGAAGGGCGACGACGCGGAGGGCGGTACGGAGGAGAACGCCGCCCCCGTCACCCGCATCGACCTGGACGGACTCGCGGGCCGGATCATCCCCTTCCCCGTCGAGGCCGCCCGCTACTCCACCCTGCGCGCCGCCAAGGACGGAGTGCTCTGGCTGCGCCACCCGCTGCGCGGAGTCCTCGGCACCACCCGAGCCACCCCCGACGACCCCGGCCCCACCACCACGCTGGAGCGCTACGACCTGGCCCAACTGCGCGTCGAGGAACTCGACTCCGACGTCGACCGGTTCGCGGTCAGCGGCGACGGCAAGCGGGTGGTGCTCAGCGGCGACGGCAAGCTCAGGGTCGTACCGTCGGACCACCAGGCGTCCAAGGACGACGACAGCGACAGCAACATCACCGTCGACGTGTCCCGGGTGCGGCACACCCTCGACCCGGCCGCCGAATGGCGCCAGATGTACGACGAGACCGGCCGCATCATGCGCGACAATTTCTGGCGCCCCGACATGGGCGGCGTCGACTGGTCCGGGGTCCTCGACCGGTACCGCCCCGTCCTCGCCCGCGTCGCCACCCACAACGACCTCACCGACCTCCTGTGGGAGGTGCACGGCGAACTGGGCACCTCGCACGCCTACGTCACCCCGATGGGCGGCTGGGGCTCCGACGCCACCCGCCAGGGCCTGCTCGGGGCGGACATCTCCCGTACGGACGACGGCAGTTGGCGCATCGACCGCATCCTCCCCACGGAGACCTCCGACCCGCACGCCCACTCCCCGCTGACCGCACCGGGGGTGGCGGTCCACCCCGGGGACGCGATCCTCGCCGTGGACGGCCGCGCGGTGGACACGGTGACGGGCCCGGGACCGCTCCTCACGGGATCCGCGGGCAAGCCGGTCGAGCTCACGATCGCCCCGGCCGGCGGCGGCGAGGTGCGCCACGTGGTGGTCGTACCGACGGCGGACGAGGAGGCGCTGCGCTACCACGACTGGGTCGCGGACCGCCGCGCGTACGTCCACGAACACTCCGGCGGCCGCCTCGGCTACCTCCACGTACCCGACATGGTCGGCTCCGGCTGGGCACAGCTCCACCGCGACCTTCGGGTCGAAGTCGCCCGCGAGGGGCTGGTGGTGGACGTACGGGAGAACCGCGGCGGCCACACGTCGCAGCTGGTGGTGGAGAAGCTGGCCCGCCGCATCGTCGGCTGGGACCTGCCCCGCGGCATGCAGCCCTTCAGCTACCCGGCGGACGCCCCGCGCGGCCCGGTGGTGGCGGTCGCCAACGAGTTCTCGGGCTCGGACGGCGACATCGTGAACGCCGCGATCAAGGCGCTGGGCATCGGCCCGGTGGTCGGCACCCGTACGTGGGGCGGCGTGATCGGCATCGACAGCCGCTACCGTCTGGTCGACGGGACGCTGATCACCCAGCCCAAGTACTCCTTCTGGCTGGAGGGCCAGGGCTGGGGCGTCGAGAACTACGGCGTGGACCCGGACGTGGAGGTGGTCATGACCCCGCAGGACCACGCGGCGGGCCGCGACCCCCAGCTCGACGAGGCGATCAGGATCGCGCTGGCGGAACTGGAGTCGAACCCGGCGAAGACGCCGCCGGAGCTACCGGAGCTGCCGGGGCTGTAG
- a CDS encoding ATP-binding protein: MSPAQSRPQQNPPLSALLDRLSSTRLVTLTGPAGVGKSHLAARIAESIDLPVFRADLSACQDAALVPHAVAAALHTSPEQGADPVYAVLQLLSRRRGLLVLETCEHVLTGCAYLVGRLHDHCPQLQILTTSRKALGVPGEQSLALRPLPPEQTVGMLTEKAATQGVDLPNYWGRLIAQRLDGDPLSILLAARSLRLMPAQRLYASLAVPGGRFTVLTDGPKDPPRHRSLLRAIDWSHELCSRAERLLWARISAFEGTFTEEQVRTVFASGAEFAALVRSSVVIPQDGTAKSGPAYRLPLAHREYGQLRLAGLGD, from the coding sequence ATGTCGCCAGCACAGTCAAGGCCGCAGCAGAATCCGCCGCTCTCCGCACTCCTCGACCGGCTCTCGTCGACCCGGCTGGTCACCCTCACCGGACCCGCGGGTGTCGGCAAGTCCCACCTCGCCGCACGGATCGCCGAGTCCATCGACCTGCCCGTCTTCCGCGCCGACCTGTCGGCCTGCCAGGACGCCGCCCTGGTGCCGCACGCCGTCGCCGCCGCACTTCACACCTCGCCCGAGCAGGGCGCCGATCCGGTGTACGCGGTGCTCCAACTCCTGTCGCGACGGCGCGGGTTGCTCGTCCTCGAGACCTGCGAGCACGTGCTGACGGGGTGTGCGTATCTCGTCGGCAGACTGCACGACCACTGCCCCCAGCTGCAGATACTGACCACCAGCCGCAAGGCGCTGGGCGTACCGGGCGAACAGTCCCTCGCCCTGCGGCCGTTGCCGCCCGAGCAGACCGTGGGAATGCTCACCGAGAAGGCCGCGACGCAGGGCGTCGACCTGCCCAACTACTGGGGCCGGCTCATCGCCCAGCGCCTCGACGGCGACCCGCTCTCCATCCTGCTCGCCGCGCGCAGCCTGCGCCTGATGCCCGCCCAGCGGCTGTACGCGAGCCTCGCCGTCCCCGGGGGCCGCTTCACCGTCCTCACCGACGGCCCCAAGGACCCGCCCCGCCACCGGAGTCTGCTGCGGGCCATCGACTGGAGCCACGAGCTGTGCAGCAGGGCGGAGCGGCTGCTGTGGGCGCGCATCTCCGCCTTCGAGGGCACCTTCACGGAGGAGCAGGTACGTACCGTCTTCGCGAGCGGCGCCGAATTCGCCGCGCTGGTGCGGTCGTCGGTGGTCATCCCGCAGGACGGGACGGCGAAGAGCGGGCCCGCGTACCGGCTGCCGCTCGCCCACCGCGAGTACGGACAGCTGCGGCTGGCGGGGCTCGGCGACTAA
- a CDS encoding ATP-binding protein, with protein MAESVWAWQRGELPSEMTSFIGREREIDDVCALFGSARMVTLLGPGGVGKSRIAVRAAGSVGRQLRDGVRLVELAGVRDGELLPYAVGSAFGLPEAAGRSPLDMVVEFLREEQSLLVLDTCEHLVDACALFAEILLSSCPGLRLLLTSRQALDVPAEHTLTVAPLEQAEAVRLFIDRAAAARPGFALTESNADQIATLCARLDGIPLALELAAVRLRALPLEQVLRRLEDRFRTLGGGRSSHPRHQTLRTAIDWSHDLCTPEEQTLWARLSVFAGGFDLEAAEQVCSEGEFEEYGIVDDLIGLVDKSIVIREDGDGDDRYRMLDTIREYGVERLAAAPGGTLPSACRHRDHFLHLARSADEAWYGPGQLQWTRRLDREIDNFRTAMEFSLSAPGEEAAGVALAAALTGLWIGRSRLVEGVRWADRALAAGAGTEADSATLHFQRAQCLANNGPMHLALPDFYQALEISRRTGDGRIRMRTLAYLATTELHLGHAEEFLAAHNELLPLAEAYDDGFALAYAHRNAAMHLARAGDAAAAVGELLRSLELAPQGENWANAHSTLALCMVRIFTGDFPGALREGREALRLYMELPELFGGGHALEALAWVARFEERYADAALLMGASVDVHRGLSPLMLGDPVLVAVHDAAKAHLVEALGEREFERLHAEGEVLGRDRAVAFALGEPPAVRTAPVGALEALTRREREVALLVHEGLSNRLIAERLVISKRTADAHVEHILAKLGFGSRGEIAALVGEVGADVPR; from the coding sequence ATGGCGGAATCCGTCTGGGCCTGGCAGCGCGGTGAACTCCCCAGCGAGATGACGAGTTTCATCGGCCGGGAGCGGGAGATCGACGACGTCTGTGCGCTCTTCGGCAGTGCGCGGATGGTCACCCTGCTGGGACCCGGCGGAGTGGGCAAGTCCCGGATCGCCGTACGGGCCGCCGGCTCGGTGGGCCGCCAACTCCGTGACGGTGTGCGCCTGGTCGAGCTCGCCGGGGTGCGTGACGGGGAGTTGCTTCCCTATGCGGTCGGTTCGGCCTTCGGGCTGCCCGAGGCGGCTGGGCGCAGTCCGCTCGACATGGTGGTGGAGTTCCTGCGCGAGGAGCAGTCGCTGCTGGTGCTGGACACCTGTGAGCATCTGGTCGACGCGTGCGCGCTGTTCGCCGAGATTCTGCTGAGCTCGTGTCCGGGGCTGCGATTGCTGCTGACCAGCCGGCAGGCGCTCGACGTTCCCGCCGAGCACACGCTGACGGTGGCGCCCCTCGAACAGGCCGAAGCGGTACGGCTGTTCATCGACCGGGCCGCCGCCGCCCGCCCCGGCTTCGCGCTGACCGAGAGCAACGCGGACCAGATCGCCACCCTCTGCGCGCGCCTCGACGGGATTCCCCTCGCCCTGGAGCTGGCCGCCGTACGACTGCGGGCGCTCCCGCTGGAGCAGGTGCTGCGCCGCCTGGAGGACCGCTTCCGGACACTGGGCGGCGGCCGCTCCTCGCACCCCCGGCACCAGACGCTCCGTACCGCCATCGACTGGAGCCACGACCTCTGCACCCCCGAGGAGCAGACGCTGTGGGCCCGGCTGTCCGTCTTCGCGGGCGGCTTCGACCTGGAGGCGGCCGAACAGGTCTGCTCCGAGGGCGAGTTCGAGGAGTACGGCATCGTCGACGACCTCATCGGTCTCGTCGACAAATCCATCGTGATCCGGGAAGACGGCGACGGGGACGACCGCTACCGGATGCTCGACACGATCCGCGAGTACGGAGTGGAGCGGCTCGCGGCAGCTCCCGGCGGCACGCTGCCCTCCGCGTGCCGCCACCGTGACCACTTCCTGCACCTCGCGCGCTCCGCCGACGAGGCCTGGTACGGGCCGGGCCAGCTGCAGTGGACGCGCCGTCTCGACCGGGAGATCGACAACTTCCGTACGGCGATGGAGTTCTCCCTCTCCGCCCCCGGGGAAGAGGCGGCCGGGGTGGCCCTGGCGGCAGCACTGACGGGTCTGTGGATCGGGAGAAGCCGACTGGTGGAGGGCGTGCGCTGGGCCGACCGGGCCCTGGCCGCGGGTGCCGGCACGGAGGCGGACAGTGCCACCCTGCACTTCCAGCGGGCCCAGTGCCTCGCCAACAACGGGCCCATGCACCTGGCGCTGCCCGACTTCTATCAGGCGCTGGAGATCTCCCGGCGTACCGGCGACGGCAGGATCCGGATGCGGACCCTGGCGTATCTGGCAACGACCGAACTGCATCTGGGCCACGCCGAGGAGTTTCTGGCTGCCCACAACGAACTCCTGCCGCTCGCCGAGGCGTACGACGACGGCTTCGCCCTCGCCTACGCGCACCGCAACGCCGCCATGCACCTGGCACGGGCCGGCGACGCGGCCGCCGCCGTGGGGGAGTTGCTGCGCTCCCTGGAACTGGCGCCGCAGGGCGAGAACTGGGCCAACGCCCACAGCACGCTCGCCCTGTGCATGGTGCGGATCTTCACCGGCGACTTCCCCGGTGCCCTGCGCGAAGGCCGTGAGGCACTGCGGCTCTACATGGAACTGCCCGAACTGTTCGGCGGCGGTCACGCCCTGGAGGCGCTGGCATGGGTGGCCCGCTTCGAGGAGCGGTACGCCGACGCGGCCCTGCTGATGGGCGCATCCGTCGACGTGCACCGGGGTCTCTCGCCGTTGATGCTGGGAGACCCGGTGCTGGTGGCTGTCCATGACGCGGCCAAGGCGCATCTCGTAGAGGCGCTGGGGGAGCGGGAGTTCGAGCGGTTGCACGCCGAGGGGGAGGTGCTGGGCCGGGACCGTGCGGTGGCCTTCGCCCTCGGGGAGCCGCCGGCCGTCCGTACCGCGCCCGTCGGCGCCCTGGAGGCCCTCACCCGCCGCGAGCGCGAAGTGGCGCTCCTCGTGCACGAAGGCCTCTCCAACCGGCTGATCGCCGAGCGGCTCGTCATCTCGAAGCGCACCGCGGACGCGCACGTCGAGCACATCCTCGCCAAGCTCGGCTTCGGCTCGCGCGGGGAGATCGCGGCGCTCGTAGGTGAAGTGGGAGCGGACGTACCTAGGTAG
- a CDS encoding ATP-binding protein, translating into MAGSGWAWQRGELPSEMTSFIGREFEIDGVCALLEGARMVTLLGPGGVGKSRIAVRAATSLAPRFRDGVRMVELAGVRDGELLPHAVGAAFGLPEAAGRSPLDMVVEFLREEQSLLVLDTCEHLVDACALFAEILLSSCPGLRLLLTSRQALDVPAEHTLTVAPLEQAEAVRLFIERAAAARPGFALTEANAEQVGALCARLDGIPLALELAAVRLRALPLEQVLRRLEDRFRALGGGRAAHPRHQTLRTAIDWSHDLCTPEEQTLWARLSVFAGGFDLEAAEHICADGELDAYDIVDHLIALVDKSIVIRREGEGDDRYRMLDTIREYGAERLAASGEGQGLARRHRDHFLHIAREGYAGWFGPAQIAWMHRLDREIDNLRAAMEWSLSTPGEEAGAVAVSGALTGLWIGMGRALEGSRWSARAGATGAGGPADRAMLDFQRGACQVIGGQWEEAADCYLRAAEGYGLAGDAHGRTQSLVYLSITYIHLGRTEEAARNDTEIDRSVRDLGDRHLLAMHLRNAGDRSLRLGDPAAAEEILLRALDTFPPGEAWATGVTRFFLALARIADGDAAGAQEHGRQALRSFALLPDVFGIGNVAAVLGWALVLQDRHVEAAVLAGVAAGTRYGDVPLLVGDPLLLGLHAHFREQAEQALGEAEFARLYAQGAAMELRRAVALALGEPPDPEPGPAPLRTLDVLTRREREVAALVHQGLSNREIAEKLVISKRTADAHVEHILAKLGFGSRGEIAALVRDAELHSGQTGIAG; encoded by the coding sequence ATGGCGGGATCCGGCTGGGCATGGCAGCGCGGTGAACTCCCCAGTGAGATGACGAGTTTCATCGGCCGGGAGTTCGAGATCGATGGGGTGTGCGCCCTTCTGGAGGGCGCCCGCATGGTGACGCTCCTGGGGCCGGGGGGCGTCGGCAAGTCCCGGATCGCGGTGCGTGCCGCCACCTCGCTCGCCCCCCGATTCCGTGACGGCGTACGGATGGTGGAGCTGGCCGGGGTCCGCGACGGGGAGCTGCTGCCGCACGCGGTGGGGGCGGCCTTCGGGCTGCCGGAGGCGGCTGGGCGCAGTCCGCTCGACATGGTGGTGGAGTTCCTGCGCGAGGAGCAGTCGCTGCTGGTGCTGGACACCTGTGAGCATCTGGTCGACGCGTGCGCGCTGTTCGCCGAGATTCTGCTGAGCTCGTGTCCGGGGCTGCGGCTGCTGCTCACCAGTCGGCAGGCCCTGGATGTTCCCGCCGAGCACACGCTGACGGTGGCACCTCTCGAACAGGCCGAAGCGGTACGGCTGTTCATCGAACGCGCCGCAGCCGCCCGCCCCGGCTTCGCCCTGACCGAGGCCAACGCGGAACAGGTCGGCGCCCTGTGCGCGCGTCTCGACGGGATTCCGCTGGCCCTGGAGCTGGCTGCCGTACGGCTGCGGGCGCTGCCCCTGGAGCAGGTGCTGCGCCGGCTGGAGGACCGCTTCCGGGCGCTCGGCGGGGGCCGTGCCGCGCATCCCCGGCACCAGACGCTCCGTACGGCCATCGACTGGAGCCACGACCTGTGCACGCCCGAGGAGCAGACGCTGTGGGCTCGCCTTTCGGTCTTCGCGGGCGGCTTCGACCTGGAGGCCGCCGAACACATCTGTGCCGACGGCGAGTTGGACGCGTACGACATCGTCGACCACCTCATCGCCCTGGTGGACAAGTCCATCGTGATCCGGCGCGAGGGCGAGGGCGACGACCGGTACCGGATGCTCGACACGATCCGTGAGTACGGGGCCGAGAGGCTCGCCGCGTCCGGGGAGGGCCAGGGGCTCGCCCGGCGCCACCGCGACCACTTCCTGCACATCGCGCGCGAGGGGTACGCGGGCTGGTTCGGGCCCGCGCAGATCGCCTGGATGCACCGCCTCGACCGCGAGATCGACAACCTCCGCGCCGCCATGGAGTGGTCGCTGTCCACACCGGGGGAGGAGGCGGGCGCGGTGGCGGTCTCCGGGGCGCTCACCGGCCTGTGGATCGGCATGGGCCGGGCGCTGGAGGGCTCCCGCTGGAGCGCCAGGGCCGGAGCCACCGGGGCGGGCGGCCCCGCCGACCGGGCGATGCTGGACTTCCAGCGCGGCGCGTGCCAGGTCATCGGCGGGCAGTGGGAGGAGGCGGCCGACTGCTATCTGCGGGCCGCCGAGGGGTACGGGCTGGCAGGCGACGCGCACGGTCGGACCCAGAGCCTGGTGTATCTGTCCATCACGTACATCCATCTCGGCCGTACCGAGGAAGCGGCCCGCAACGACACGGAGATCGACCGGTCCGTGCGCGACCTCGGTGACCGCCATCTGCTGGCCATGCACCTGCGCAACGCAGGTGACCGGAGTCTGCGGCTGGGTGACCCTGCGGCGGCCGAAGAGATCCTGCTGCGCGCCCTGGACACCTTCCCGCCCGGTGAGGCGTGGGCCACCGGCGTCACCCGCTTCTTCCTCGCCCTCGCGCGCATCGCCGACGGCGACGCGGCCGGCGCGCAGGAACACGGCAGGCAGGCGCTGCGGAGCTTCGCCCTGCTGCCGGACGTCTTCGGCATCGGCAACGTCGCCGCCGTACTCGGCTGGGCCCTGGTCCTCCAGGACCGGCACGTGGAGGCGGCCGTACTGGCGGGCGTGGCGGCGGGCACCCGGTACGGAGACGTACCGCTGCTGGTCGGCGACCCGCTGCTGCTCGGGCTGCACGCCCACTTCCGGGAGCAGGCCGAACAGGCCCTGGGAGAGGCGGAGTTCGCGCGACTGTACGCGCAGGGCGCGGCGATGGAGCTGCGCCGTGCGGTGGCGCTCGCACTCGGCGAGCCCCCTGACCCCGAGCCGGGCCCGGCCCCGCTGCGCACCCTCGACGTCCTGACCCGGCGCGAGCGCGAAGTCGCCGCCCTCGTCCACCAAGGCCTGTCCAACCGGGAGATCGCCGAGAAGCTCGTCATCTCGAAGCGCACCGCGGACGCGCACGTCGAGCACATTCTCGCCAAGCTGGGATTCGGCTCACGGGGCGAGATCGCGGCCCTGGTCCGCGACGCCGAACTCCACTCCGGTCAAACAGGCATTGCAGGGTAG
- a CDS encoding 16S rRNA (uracil(1498)-N(3))-methyltransferase, with protein sequence MTAPVFVVDDVPGAGLFVLDGAEGRHAVSVKRLHAGEDVVLTDGRGNWAEAVVSSAEGKDRLTVDVTAVRAEDEPAPRITVVQALPKGDRGEVAVETMTEVGVDAIVPWQASRCITQWKGDRGAKSLAKWRNTAREAGKQSRRVRFPEVADGMSTKQVAALLAGADFAAVLHEAGTVSLAAARLPAEGSIVLVVGPEGGVSPEELKAFAEAGAEPYVLGPSVLRTSTAGTAASALLLGLTGRWT encoded by the coding sequence ATGACTGCGCCTGTTTTTGTCGTCGACGACGTGCCCGGGGCGGGCCTGTTCGTGCTGGACGGCGCCGAGGGGCGCCACGCGGTGTCGGTCAAGCGGCTGCACGCCGGTGAGGACGTCGTGCTGACCGACGGGCGGGGCAACTGGGCCGAAGCCGTGGTCAGTTCGGCCGAGGGCAAGGACCGGCTCACCGTCGATGTGACCGCCGTACGGGCCGAGGACGAGCCCGCGCCGCGCATCACCGTCGTCCAGGCGCTGCCCAAGGGCGACCGCGGCGAGGTTGCCGTCGAGACCATGACCGAGGTCGGCGTCGATGCGATCGTGCCGTGGCAGGCCTCGCGCTGCATCACGCAGTGGAAGGGCGACCGGGGCGCCAAGTCCCTTGCCAAATGGCGGAATACGGCCAGGGAGGCGGGGAAGCAGTCGCGCCGCGTGCGGTTCCCCGAGGTGGCCGACGGGATGAGCACGAAGCAGGTCGCAGCCCTGCTGGCCGGGGCGGACTTCGCGGCCGTACTGCACGAGGCGGGGACCGTGTCGCTGGCCGCCGCGCGGCTTCCGGCCGAGGGGTCGATCGTGCTCGTCGTGGGGCCCGAAGGGGGTGTCTCTCCCGAGGAGTTGAAGGCGTTCGCCGAGGCGGGCGCCGAGCCGTACGTGCTGGGGCCGAGTGTGCTGCGTACCTCCACCGCCGGAACCGCCGCCTCCGCGCTGCTTCTCGGTCTCACCGGCCGCTGGACTTGA